In Prunus dulcis chromosome 2, ALMONDv2, whole genome shotgun sequence, a single genomic region encodes these proteins:
- the LOC117619427 gene encoding transcriptional activator DEMETER-like, producing the protein MKFGGRFSFPQDEDLRFANAWVPVTPEKAISVKPHPILANPYANNPQGANWQQQQQEPTGISSDRVQMGATYNGITQTVSPIEQQHANGGRYGYSYDVSQAEKTEMVDLITGSYSPGSFTELLCSGSSSWNNDPMTHLLHDQAAYVASENRNLSTSADIAANTALIPKFQPHLSNLGNSSGSFLLANQNFSNGSYLSSIVMGRSLAMDFPSQVDNSQRYSNSVHWLYSNQNPCSSSNPLNNGASSSQICQYGFPVPFLPSYDLINSLPRTEADAAISAASQLQFTTNQAKTLEIDELSTILKSFTSESASKEKGKQVKLVLSIGDEAVQKHSDGLLENIVESSSAAISTLYMETKDYGREGDRGIDLNKTPQQKTPKRKKHRAKVVREGKPKRTPQHATPNINTVSNESRPAKRKYVRKNVQKESPCQLSHVPRETIDPNAGKVAKSCTRVLRFGSQKSMDENPCKAVGQQEEMKQGNKRTFDLNIDCKGIHMGTGTDQVFRTNAAERIGIQNELMVENQIPGTMRNPTPSMTHILNNYPLQPEKQPSAAALATTKDVRMENLTVIRRQVENGNLDLCQRRCRDGYTPMQQQRDDQRIGHDVICAKTNGENLQSTGESIKLGSCQSVVKLLSIPSEARGSKRGYSGTIEHTHLSTNHPPSSLSCQEIFQLDRYQRNSCTCGKKFPESHKKQKSDNGYLSIYDMSSKVSPVEECLGKVEKKGENSVSSIGFASKLNSTLLSYSIESSRKIEGQNKGLNEFTSERYTHSMASGHSFLNQQNSSKSHSCQEFAQVHSLSAHSSIETCNQLASSPSRKSFQQGNRQAFRTRHDNTTGKRQTVLTGKKEETVSQSVSSGTEQVLQEWDALYDNQKTSPQAIWFPIRTRYTISIDDITSQFNGLNLNGSCSKSIEHEKNVLVPYNAPGKVVPHDGTLKKRKPRLKVELDRETNKMWNLLMGKEGSVGIEETDEEKKYWEEERKVFRGRVDSVIARMHLVQGDRGFSKWKGSVVDSVIGVFLTQNVSDHLSSSAFMSLAEKFPLKSSNCQAQDKVGMNLLVKAPQVRMTSPQDGTRWHEEVSSQPIYNRIFVALHEPAENQRGSETSGMEMNLVEAHSQYLEEEFAASQDSFQSSVTQAAIGIRSYSVPNSEAEYSIIECQPNKIHMPISTNQEMEKATTFQEFYQVNGSSVLTDGSNNGYIEYGKLKTRSDRIDDLNGTSSFTNLLNLHNRKMQVPFASSSNNQLYMYPDFGEPDPCGFGTFSQESISSWPPTASTFNIENGEKCGSFRNEELSGSVVNASVQHNILWVSQNNYQPSSSNGCNHPSYYSHQCEGNQTFQLQNKSVRETPKYTELLGKKSGMHHARNVSELNKKSVNVVDRISVVNKKIHMGNQSAKSNLKEQLHSHGHPHIGTSTKISKGRKGKAVRKEQNGVDWDMLRKQVEGNGRKKERNEDTMDSLDYEAVRNADVIEISDAIRKRGMNKMLSDRIQGFLNRLVRDHGSIDLEWLRDVPPDKAKDYLLSIQGLGLKSVECVRLLTLHHVAFPVDTNVGRIAVRLGWVPIQPLPESLQLHLVELYPVLESMQKYLWPRLCKLDQLTLYELHYQLITFGKVFCTKSKPNCNACPMRGECRHFASAFASARLALPGPEEKSIVSSSSSIAAETNPTVGVTPMSRLPPENKSLQKVGTEINKCEPIIEEPATPEQEFTELSQSDIEDFPYEDPDEIPTIKLSVKELNSTIKYDLQGNGELRECYTSKALVCLNPDAAYIPGPELKFATRLRTEHQVYVLPDSHPLLERMDKRELDDPTPYLLAIWAPGQTSNSVPQPESRCGSQDKNKLCNEETCFSCNTKREENSQTVRGTILIPCRTAMRGSFPLNGTYFQVNEVFADHDSSYNPIDVPRQWIWNLPRRTAYFGASVMSIFRGLSTVGIQYCFWKGYVCVRGFDRKTRGPRHINPTLHMTASELTKTKKEEKR; encoded by the exons ATGAAGTTTGGAGGGAGATTTTCGTTTCCCCAGGATGAAGATCTTCGGTTTGCGAATGCTTGGGTACCAGTGACCCCAGAGAAGGCAATTTCAGTGAAGCCTCATCCGATCCTTGCCAACCCGTATGCAAACAACCCGCAAGGAGCAAATTGGCAGCAACAACAGCAAGAACCAACTGGAATTTCAAGTGATCGTGTACAAATGGGGGCTACTTACAATGGGATCACTCAAACAGTTAGCCCAATTGAACAGCAGCATGCAAATGGAGGGCGTTATGGTTACTCTTATGATGTAAGTCAGGCTGAGAAAACCGAAATGGTTGATCTCATCACAGGCTCCTACAGCCCAGGCTCCTTCACAGAATTGCTTTGTAGCGGCAGCTCAAGTTGGAACAACGATCCAATGACACATCTGCTTCATGATCAGGCAGCTTATGTTGCCTCTGAAAACAGGAACCTGAGCACAAGTGCAGACATAGCAGCAAACACAGCTCTAATTCCTAAGTTTCAACCTCATTTGAGCAACCTAGGAAACAGCTCAGGCAGTTTCTTGCTGGCCaatcaaaatttcagcaaTGGTTCATATCTTTCAAGTATCGTGATGGGCAGGTCCTTGGCTATGGATTTTCCTTCTCAAGTTGACAACAGTCAGAGATATTCCAACTCAGTTCATTGGCTATATAGCAACCAAAACCCCTGCTCAAGTTCAAACCCTTTGAATAATGGCGCTAGCTCATCCCAGATATGCCAGT ATGGTTTTCCCGTACCATTCCTACCAAGCTATGATCTAATAAACTCTCTACCAAGAACAGAAGCCGATGCTGCCATATCTGCTGCCAGCCAACTCCAATTCACAACAAATCAGGCCAAGACTTTGGAGATCGACGAGCTTTCTACAATACTGAAATCCTTCACAAGTGAAAGTGCTAGTAAGGAAAAAGGCAAGCAGGTGAAATTAGTTTTGTCTATAGGAGATGAAGCAGTTCAAAAACATAGTGACGGCCTCTTGGAGAACATTGTGGAGTCATCATCTGCAGCCATTTCTACACTATACATGGAAACGAAAGATTATGGCAGGGAAG GTGACAGAGGGATTGATCTAAACAAGACACCACAGCAGAAAACACCCAAGCGAAAAAAACACAGGGCCAAGGTAGTCAGAGAAGGCAAGCCCAAAAGGACACCACAGCATGCAACTCCAAATATTAATACAGTGTCTAACGAGAGCAGACCAGCAAAGAGGAAGTATGTAAGAAAGAATGTCCAAAAGGAATCCCCATGTCAACTGTCGCATGTTCCAAGGGAGACAATAGACCCTAATGCTGGAAAAGTTGCAAAGTCATGCACGAGAGTTCTACGTTTTGGTTCTCAAAAGTCCATGGATGAAAACCCATGCAAAGCAGTTGGTCAGCAAGAGGAGATGAAACAAGGGAACAAGAGAACTTTtgatttgaatattgattgtAAAGGGATACATATGGGCACTGGAACTGACCAGGTTTTTAGAACAAATGCGGCTGAGCGAATCGGCATACAGAATGAGCTGATGGTAGAAAACCAGATACCAGGAACTATGAGAAACCCAACCCCTTCCATGACCCATATTCTAAATAACTATCCACTCCAGCCCGAAAAGCAACCATCTGCAGCAGCACTTGCTACAACTAAAGACGTGCGTATGGAAAATTTGACTGTCATACGGAGACAAGTAGAAAATGGGAATTTGGATTTATGCCAGAGAAGATGTAGAGATGGATACACTCCCATGCAGCAACAAAGAGATGATCAAAGAATAGGCCATGATGTCATTTGCGCAAAAACTAACGGTGAAAACCTTCAGAGTACTGGAGAAAGTATCAAGCTTGGCAGCTGTCAATCAGTAGTAAAACTTCTCTCCATTCCAAGTGAAGCCAGGGGATCCAAGAGGGGATATTCTGGAACTATTGAGCACACGCATCTTTCCACCAATCATCCACCTAGTTCATTGTCGTGCCAAGAGATATTTCAATTGGATCGCTATCAGAGAAATAGTTGCACTTGCGGCAAAAAATTTCCAGAGAGTCATAAGAAACAGAAATCTGATAACGGATACTTGAGCATCTATGATATGTCTTCTAAAGTTTCGCCCGTTGAGGAGTGCCTGGGAAAAGTTGagaaaaaaggggaaaatagTGTCAGCTCAATTGGGTTTGCATCAAAGCTGAATTCTACATTATTGAGTTATTCCATTGAAAGTAGCAGAAAGATAGAGGGACAGAACAAAGGACTCAACGAGTTTACCAGTGAGAGGTACACTCACTCCATGGCTTCTGGGCATAGTTTTCTGAATCAGCAGAACTCATCCAAATCACATTCATGCCAAGAATTCGCTCAAGTTCATAGCTTGTCTGCCCATTCCTCGATTGAAACATGTAACCAGCTTGCCTCATCACCTTCCAGAAAATCCTTTCAACAAGGAAACAGGCAGGCATTTCGAACTCGCCATGATAATACAACCGGAAAGAGGCAGACTGTGTTAACAGGAAAGAAGGAGGAGACTGTATCGCAATCGGTTTCATCAGGTACAGAACAAGTCCTGCAAGAATGGGATGCCTTGTATGATAATCAGAAAACTTCTCCACAAGCAATAT GGTTTCCAATAAGGACAAGATATACCATATCAATAGATGACATCACAAGTCAATTTAATGGCCTGAACCTCAATGGAAGCTGCAGCAAATCTATAGAGCATGAGAAAAATGTACTTGTCCCATACAATGCACCTGGCAAAGTTGTTCCCCATGACGGGACTCTTAAGAAACGTAAGCCACGTCTTAAAGTAGAGCTTGACCGAGAAACAAATAAGATGTGGAATCTCTTGATGGGCAAGGAAGGAAGCGTAGGCATTGAAGAAACTGATGAGGAAAAGAAGTATTGGGAAGAGGAAAGAAAGGTTTTCCGAGGACGAGTTGACTCAGTCATTGCACGCATGCACCTTGTTCAAG GAGACAGAGGTTTTTCTAAATGGAAAGGATCAGTTGTTGACTCAGTGATTGGAGTTTTTCTTACTCAGAATGTTTCAGACCATCTATCAAG ctCTGCATTCATGTCCTTAGCAGAAAAATTTCCGCTCAAGTCGAGCAATTGCCAAGCTCAAGACAAGGTTGGGATGAACTTGTTGGTTAAAGCACCTCAAGTTCGCATGACAAGTCCACAGGATGGCACCAGATGGCATGAAGAAGTATCAAGTCAACCAATCTATAACAGAATTTTTGTGGCACTCCATGAACCTGCAGAAAATCAGAGAGGCAGTGAGACATCAGGGATGGAAATGAACTTAGTGGAGGCACATAGCCAGTATTTGGAGGAAGAATTTGCAGCATCTCAAGATTCTTTTCAGTCCTCAGTCACTCAAGCTGCTATAGGAATCCGATCCTACTCGGTGCCCAACTCAGAAGCAGAATATTCCATCATTGAGTGCCAACCCAACAAGATTCATATGCCTATTTCAACGAATCAAGAGATGGAGAAAGCGACCACATTTCAGGAATTTTACCAAGTAAATGGAAGTTCAGTATTAACTGATGGATCCAATAATGGGTATATAGAATATGGAAAGCTAAAGACAAGATCAGACAGAATCGATGACCTCAACGGAACTTCTTCGTTCACCAACCTACTCAATCTTCACAACAGAAAAATGCAAGTACCATTTGCTTCTTCCAGCAACAATCAGTTGTATATGTACCCGGATTTTGGAGAACCAGATCCATGTGGATTTGGAACTTTCAGTCAGGAAAGCATATCGTCTTGGCCTCCAACTGCTTCCACGTTCAACATTGAAAATGGCGAAAAGTGCGGAAGCTTCAGAAATGAAGAGCTGTCAGGAAGTGTTGTTAATGCCTCTGTGCAACATAATATTTTGTGggtttctcaaaataattatcaaCCAAGTTCAAGCAATGGATGCAATCATCCTTCCTACTACAGTCATCAATGTGAAGGGAACCAAACATTCCAATTACAAAACAAGTCAGTGAGAGAGACTCCAAAATATACTGAACTTCTGGGAAAGAAGAGTGGCATGCACCATGCTCGAAATGTCAGTGAGCTTAATAAAAAATCTGTCAATGTCGTCGATAGGATCTCTGTTGTGAATAAGAAAATACACATGGGAAATCAGTCAGctaaatcaaatttaaagGAGCAACTACATTCCCATGGCCACCCACATATCGGGACAAGTACAAAGATttcaaaaggaagaaaaggaaaggccGTGCGCAAGGAACAGAATGGAGTTGACTGGGACATGTTGAGAAAGCAGGTGGAGGGCAACGgtaggaaaaaggaaagaaatgaagACACAATGGACTCACTGGACTATGAAGCAGTTAGAAATGCTGATGTGATTGAAATTTCTGATGCGATCAGGAAGCGAGGGATGAACAAAATGCTATCTGATAGAATCCAG GGATTCCTGAACCGACTGGTTAGAGACCATGGAAGCATTGATCTGGAATGGTTAAGAGATGTTCCACCAGACAAAGCGAA GGATTATTTATTAAGCATACAAGGATTGGGCTTGAAAAGTGTGGAGTGCGTCCGGCTCTTAACCCTGCACCACGTTGCTTTCCCG GTTGACACAAATGTTGGAAGGATAGCAGTACGACTAGGATGGGTTCCCATCCAGCCACTACCTGAATCACTTCAGCTACACCTAGTGGAACT GTACCCAGTGTTGGAGTCAATGCAAAAGTATCTGTGGCCAAGACTATGCAAGCTTGATCAACTAACCCT GTATGAGCTGCACTACCAGTTGATTACATTCGGAAAG GTTTTCTGCACAAAGAGTAAACCAAATTGCAATGCATGTCCAATGAGAGGAGAGTGCAGACACTTTGCAAGCGCTTTTGCAAG TGCAAGACTTGCCCTGCCAGGGCCAGAAGAGAAGAGCATTGTCAGTTCAAGTTCTTCAATTGCAGCCGAGACAAATCCTACTGTAGGTGTTACTCCCATGTCACGGCTTCCACCCGAAAACAAATCGCTTCAGAAAGTAGGTACTGAAATTAACAAGTGCGAACCAATCATAGAAGAACCAGCAACGCCAGAACAAGAGTTCACGGAGCTGTCACAAAGTGACATTGAGGACTTTCCATATGAGGATCCTGACGAGATTCCTACCATCAAACTCAGCGTTAAAGAGCTCAACTCAACAATAAAATACGATTTGCAAGGGAACGGGGAGCTCCGAGAATGCTACACATCCAAGGCTTTAGTTTGTTTGAACCCAGATGCTGCTTATATCCCTGGCCCCGAGCTAAAGTTTGCCACTCGACTACGAACAGAGCACCAAGT GTATGTGCTACCAGATTCACATCCACTCTTGGAACGG ATGGACAAACGGGAACTAGATGACCCAACCCCATATCTTCTTGCTATATGGGCACCAG GTCAAACTTCGAATTCAGTTCCACAACCAGAAAGCAGGTGTGGCTCCcaggacaaaaataaattgtgcAATGAGGAGACATGCTTTTCATGCAATACtaaaagggaagaaaattCGCAAACAGTCAGAGGCACAATTTTG ATACCTTGTAGAACAGCAATGAGAGGGAGTTTTCCGCTCAATGGAACATACTTTCAAGTTAATGAG GTGTTCGCTGATCATGATTCTAGCTACAATCCAATTGATGTTCCAAGGCAGTGGATATGGAATTTGCCAAGACGGACCGCATACTTTGGAGCTTCTGTAATGTCAATATTTAGAG GTCTATCAACAGTGGGAATTCAATACTGCTTTTGGAAAG GATATGTTTGTGTGAGGGGATTTGACCGGAAAACAAGAGGACCAAGACACATAAATCCCACATTACACATGACCGCAAGTGAGTTGACCAAGactaaaaaggaagaaaaaagataa